The genomic stretch CATCGTCACCGCATCGCTGCTTGCAATAGGGCTTTCCCGGAGCATCGTCAGGCCGATTCAATCCCTCATCGAGGCAACGGAGAGGATCGGAAGGGGAAACCTCGAGGAGCCGATCGTGGTGGGTAGCGACGACGAGATCGGCATCCTGGGCGAGAGCTTCGACGAGATGCGGGAAAAGCTCGCCGATTCCCTGGACAGCATACAGAAGTACAACATCGAGCTCGAAGAGCGTGTCGCCGAGAGGACCAGGGAGCTCGAGCAGAGCAGGGAAAAGCTGTCCATCCTGCTGCGGGAAATAATCCACGCCGAGGAAGAGGAGCGCAAGAGGATAGCCCGGGAGCTGCACGACGAAACGAGCCAGGCACTGAATGCATTTCTCATCGCCCTGGACTCGATCATCATCATCTCCCGCGACAGCGGTCCCGTCATGAAGCAGCTCATCCACATACGGGAGCAGTGCCTGGCGATGCTCAAGGGGGTCCACAGCATGATAAAAGACCTCCGGCCGCCCGTGCTCGACGACCTCGGCCTCGAATCGGCAGTCCGATGGGTCCTGGAAAAGCACCTCGGAGAGAAGGGGATCAGCTTCGAGCTGAAAACAGAGGGTACCAGCAGGGGAGAAGAAGAGGGCCGGGAGCGGGTTCTGGAGTATGAAAAGATAGAGCTTGTCCTCTTCCGCATCGTGCAGGAGGCGATCATCAACGTGACCAAGCACGCCGACGCGAGCAATGTGGCCGTCACGATCACGTTTGGCAAATCCTTCGTTCAGATATATATTGAAGACGATGGCAAGGGCTTTGACATAAAGGAGGTGCTCAGTTCGATACGGAGGGACAAAAACACCGGGCTTGGCCTGCTCGGCATGCAGGAGAGGATAGCCCTGGTTGACGGACAGCTGAGCATTTACTCGAAACCCGGCGAGGGAACGAAAATTCAACTCCGCGTGCCGATTTAAGGACGTGCGTCCTTTACGAAAAGCAGGGATCGAGCCAGCGGCGGCGGAAAAAATGCTCGCCCGGTGAGCCCGTCCCGGAGAAGAACCGCCATGGAGAAGATCGGCATACTCATCGCAGACGACCATGCCCTGGTGAGGGAGGGGATCATGGCGATATTGAACATGCACGACGACATGACCGTCCTGGGCGAGGCGTCGAACGGGAAAGAGACGATCGAAAAGGCGGGCGAGCTGAAACCCGACATCATACTGATGGACATCGCCATGCCCGGCCTGGGCGGGCTCGAGGCCACCCTCGAAATCAGAAAGGTCGACCCCGGGATCAAGATACTCGTTCTGAGCCAGTACGACGACAGGGAGTACGTGAGCAGGCTCATAAAGGCGGGGGTGTCGGGCTACATACTGAAACACGCCGTCGGTACCGACCTGGTGTCGGCGATACGGGCGGTTTCGCGGGGGGAGTTCTACCTCTACTCCTCCATCGCCTCATCGGTGATAAACGATTACCTGAGCAAGAGGGAGCAGCTCGCGGAGGACCCCTACGACACGCTGACGGACAGGGAAAAGCAGGTGCTCAAGATAATCGCCGAGGGGCACAGCCACAAGGAGATCGCCAGCATCCTCAACATCAGCGTGAAGACCGTCGTCGCCCACCAGTCGAACATCGCGGAAAAGCTCGACCTTCACAGCAGGGCCGAGTTCGTGAAATTTGCAATCCGGAAGGGAATCATAAAGATAGAGCCCTGAGG from Deltaproteobacteria bacterium encodes the following:
- a CDS encoding HAMP domain-containing protein — protein: MRNRIISLVILEIFIIIASLGIISYLSVNASIQRSLKNRITLANIISRYLDHELESNLKRLYDISLSGRIDFHDGNWEPEKKALQAAYEYSIFTDRIFLMDSYGTVVLAYPHQEDEQVNLLSIPYVGRTISEGKPVVSDVYTIAQKSKTVIFALVPLKNKDGKVVGVAGGEINPTNYLLAQIIRSIPVGEETYIEMIDSHGVIIASNDRRRILTCNKQYSLLCDLIKEKKTGVQACHRCKGQGSPSLVKKRDMLAFAPLSVAPWGISVREAEEAVYSPSTSLRTGFFVLFLISIVTASLLAIGLSRSIVRPIQSLIEATERIGRGNLEEPIVVGSDDEIGILGESFDEMREKLADSLDSIQKYNIELEERVAERTRELEQSREKLSILLREIIHAEEEERKRIARELHDETSQALNAFLIALDSIIIISRDSGPVMKQLIHIREQCLAMLKGVHSMIKDLRPPVLDDLGLESAVRWVLEKHLGEKGISFELKTEGTSRGEEEGRERVLEYEKIELVLFRIVQEAIINVTKHADASNVAVTITFGKSFVQIYIEDDGKGFDIKEVLSSIRRDKNTGLGLLGMQERIALVDGQLSIYSKPGEGTKIQLRVPI
- a CDS encoding response regulator is translated as MEKIGILIADDHALVREGIMAILNMHDDMTVLGEASNGKETIEKAGELKPDIILMDIAMPGLGGLEATLEIRKVDPGIKILVLSQYDDREYVSRLIKAGVSGYILKHAVGTDLVSAIRAVSRGEFYLYSSIASSVINDYLSKREQLAEDPYDTLTDREKQVLKIIAEGHSHKEIASILNISVKTVVAHQSNIAEKLDLHSRAEFVKFAIRKGIIKIEP